A stretch of DNA from Desulfosarcina ovata subsp. ovata:
TCTGCGAAACGGGCAACTGGCCTTTGTTCTCGACAAGCAGGGTCCGATCGTCCTTCCGCTTACCAATATCAAAGGGGATCCACTGTCTCGGTATGCCGATCCCATTGATATCGATGAGAAGAAAAAAGAGGATTCTTTTTTTGATATCGACCGGCGCAAAGCTCCCCTGCCGCCCATACAGGCGTTTGACATTCTACCCGCAGAACTGAGGGAGATGTTCACACGCATTTCGATCCACAACGAATTGAAAAAGCAAACGACCTGACTGATCGGGTGGAAAAGAAAGCCCCCCTGCCGGAAAAAAATAATTTCCGGCAGGAAAGGAGAGGAAAGGAATCATTCGGATTGCACCGCAATCCTCCGTGGGGTCGCTTTTTCAACCTTGGGAAGGGTCAGTCGCAACACGCCGTCACTGAGCTTGGCGTCAATTTTGTCCTGGGCGATCACCTCGGAAAGCGAGAACTGGCGATAGTAACGTCCCGTCTCGTATTCCACGAAGACCTTCTCTCCGGGGGTGGCCAGCAGTGGAGAGACATCACCGGTCAACGTCAGGGTGTCGTCTCTTAAATCCACATCCAGATCGTCGGTTTTTACACCGGGCATATCCACCAGCAGGGTAAGGCTTTTATCGGTTTCAAAGATGTCCACACTGGGCGTAAAAACCAACCCCGGCTTGGTCTGCTCGGCAGGCGAAGCGACTTCCTGTTTTTCTCTGACTTTGAGTTCTTGGGTGTCTGACATGATCTGCTCCTCCTTTCATTCAGTGCCGTTATTGAACTGCAATCTGCCTGGGTTTGGCCTTCTCCGCCTTGGGAACGGTCACAGAGAGGACACCATCCGTCAGCCTGGCCTTGACGCCTTCGGCATCAATGTCGCCGGGCAGGGCAACGGCCCGTGAAAAGCGACCGGCTTCACGTTCCCGGCGGTGATAACGGGCATCCGCCTCCTTTGAAATCTTACGCTCACCGGCCAGGGTGAGTTGATTGGCCGTCACGTTGAGATCCAGATCCGCCGACTTTACGCCGGGCAATTCCGCACTGACATAGTATGCATCGGTATCTTCGGTAATATTGATCGCCGGAAACACGCCGGCCCCGACGCTGCCGGCAGGCCGGTCACGATACGTACTGAAAAGGCGGTCCATTTGGCGTCGCATCTCATCGAATTCGCCAAAATGAGAACCAAAACGCCGACCGGGTGCACCGAAAAGGGTTCTGTAGATCATCGCCAAACCTCCTTGGTTAAAGGTTGTCTTTGTTGCTCAAAGGGGTTGTCTGTACCTTCGCGTTGAAGCGCCCCGTTCTCTTTGACCAAAAAGTATTGATGGATTGGGCAATGTCAATATTATGGAAATATTTTTTTCTTGCATTATTTTTGTAATAATATAGTACTAAGTAATATATCAGACGAATTAGGCGATTGGCGGAAAAGAATATACCAGAATGCGCAGGATTTTCATTCGTCTTCAAGGCGGGCTTTTTTACGCATAGTGGGGCTATGTGTGGAAAAGCCCAACGTAGAAGACGGATGAAAAGACAAGCAGGCGGGTATATTCTTTGACAGAAATCGCCTTAGCCATGGAGAATGCCTATGCCTCGAAAAAATGACACATCCAACAGCGCATCCATCGCGTTTATCACCAGTTCCGGACTTCGCGGCAGGCAGTCGGTGCGCGCCACGTTCAAGCTCTCCGCCGCCTGCATCGAGGCCATCAGTATTGTCGCCGCCCAGTTGGGGATCAAACAGAAATCGCTCTTCGATCACCTGGCCCAAGACAGCGAGTCCCTCAATGCCATCGCCCGGGAGGTGCAAAATGCCCATGTAAAGGCGGGAAACCGGGTTCAAAAAACCTATGTCATCAGCCGGCAGTCCCTATCGCTTCTGGATGACATCTCACGGGCCTTCAACGCTCCCCGGGATGCCCTGGTGGAATTTTCCGTGCGCCGACTGTTGCCGGTAATCGACAGGGAACAGAAGAAATACGAAATGCGCAAAGCCGCCTACGCCAGTATGCGCAAACATCTGAGCAAGGGCAGGCAACTGCTCGATGAGATGATCGCACAACTCGGAAAAGAGGACCCGGTGGTTGCAAAAATGGCCTCGGTGATGGATACTTACACCGGTGCGGCCAAGGCCGTTGAGACCTTTCTGGAGCGCACACAGGGAATCGAAGACTTCGACCCGGAGGATTTCGGCCGGCTGGAAGTCCATTATGACCGTTGACCCGGCTATCCTGACAGGCCGCCGGCAGCCATATCGACGGGTTAACAATGTAAAATATCCAATGAAAAACGCCAAACGGGGGTATTCTATTTATTTATAATTGATCGGATCTCTCAATACTTGATCGTGCTTGACAAATGTGCGCCCGGCTTAAATA
This window harbors:
- a CDS encoding Hsp20/alpha crystallin family protein, encoding MIYRTLFGAPGRRFGSHFGEFDEMRRQMDRLFSTYRDRPAGSVGAGVFPAINITEDTDAYYVSAELPGVKSADLDLNVTANQLTLAGERKISKEADARYHRREREAGRFSRAVALPGDIDAEGVKARLTDGVLSVTVPKAEKAKPRQIAVQ
- a CDS encoding Hsp20/alpha crystallin family protein, which gives rise to MSDTQELKVREKQEVASPAEQTKPGLVFTPSVDIFETDKSLTLLVDMPGVKTDDLDVDLRDDTLTLTGDVSPLLATPGEKVFVEYETGRYYRQFSLSEVIAQDKIDAKLSDGVLRLTLPKVEKATPRRIAVQSE